Proteins found in one Acidobacteriota bacterium genomic segment:
- a CDS encoding M48 family metalloprotease, with product MNEDKGTRYRRAERRLRLIEAIGAGVALVCLALTPLPAWLHEWVLAALRPASPLTTLIVETLAAAVVLVTCIAVSLLAAAPAALQRGNVLARRYRMPAVSTSAHVGDRVRRGLLLVLAGSLAWCVFARLAAVAPWLAGIGLALVLLTLVLLVALLAPWVMLLSPRVRPLRDEAVTGRLHAMASRANLRLAGLHEWVFGPHGDQANAALMGVIGPRRLLISDTLVTGCPPEEMDAVVAHELGHHAHGHTWQRARARAATLLAAALGAQACAAGPARWFGGTQGLTDPASVPWMLIGAGAVWVAARPWLLAQSRAHEVEADAFALKLTGRPDVLERVLARLGERNLSSDDDSPLTRAFFLTHPPIAARIAAARRAAGAARVTQG from the coding sequence GTGAACGAAGACAAGGGCACTCGCTATCGCCGGGCCGAGCGCCGCCTGCGCCTCATCGAAGCCATCGGCGCCGGGGTGGCCCTCGTGTGTCTCGCGTTGACGCCGCTCCCCGCCTGGCTGCACGAGTGGGTACTGGCGGCGCTGCGTCCGGCGTCGCCGCTCACCACGCTGATCGTGGAGACTCTTGCCGCGGCCGTCGTGTTGGTGACGTGCATCGCGGTGAGTCTGCTCGCTGCCGCGCCCGCGGCCTTGCAGCGCGGCAACGTGCTTGCGCGCCGCTACAGGATGCCGGCTGTCTCGACGTCCGCGCACGTCGGCGATCGCGTGCGCCGCGGGCTGCTGCTCGTGCTCGCGGGCAGCCTCGCCTGGTGCGTGTTCGCGCGTCTGGCGGCCGTGGCGCCGTGGCTGGCCGGCATCGGCCTGGCGCTGGTCCTGCTGACGCTCGTCTTGCTCGTGGCACTGCTCGCGCCGTGGGTGATGCTGCTGTCGCCGCGCGTACGTCCGCTTCGCGACGAGGCGGTGACGGGGCGGCTGCACGCGATGGCCTCGCGCGCCAATCTGCGTCTGGCCGGTCTGCACGAGTGGGTGTTCGGGCCGCATGGCGATCAGGCGAACGCGGCGCTGATGGGCGTGATCGGCCCACGCCGCCTGCTCATCTCCGACACGCTCGTCACCGGCTGTCCACCCGAGGAGATGGACGCCGTCGTGGCGCACGAACTCGGTCATCACGCGCACGGGCACACGTGGCAACGCGCGCGCGCGCGGGCCGCGACGCTGCTCGCAGCGGCACTCGGTGCGCAGGCGTGCGCCGCGGGCCCGGCACGCTGGTTCGGCGGCACGCAGGGCCTCACCGATCCCGCGTCGGTGCCCTGGATGCTGATCGGCGCGGGCGCGGTCTGGGTTGCGGCGCGTCCGTGGCTGCTGGCGCAGTCGCGTGCCCACGAAGTGGAGGCCGACGCGTTCGCGTTGAAGCTGACGGGACGCCCCGACGTGCTCGAGCGCGTCCTGGCCCGCCTCGGCGAGCGGAACCTGTCGAGCGACGACGACTCGCCGTTGACGCGTGCCTTCTTCCTGACGCATCCTCCGATTGCCGCGCGCATCGCTGCGGCCAGGCGTGCCGCCGGTGCGGCGCGCGTCACGCAGGGATGA
- a CDS encoding acetylxylan esterase — MPTRRAFTASILSGLIGARLHAQPADANYDEAKVPAYTLPPILTMRDGRPVRTRDEWRARRAEILDDFSRCVYGRTPVGMPVFTMTPIDTPVAVLDGRAWRQQIRLEWGARASVDLLVYRPRHERPVPVFIGLNFAGNHAVDPDPAIRLSTRWMRPNAQNGIVANRATEQSRGTTRSRWPVDLIIERDCAVMTAYYGDLAPDDPSVVHDGVSRLATALQQDIPAAERWGAIGMWAWGLSQMRLAAAQIAGLDAARAAVIGHSRLGKAALWAGAQDEAFAMVVSNDSGEGGAAISRRMYGETIARITSSFPHWFCPTLTTFADRVPELPVDQHQLLALVAPRALHVGSATEDRWADPRGEFLATQAADQVWTLLGVPGLGATRMPDEGPAVGRRVRYHIRSGGHDVTRVDWEQYLTTATSEL; from the coding sequence ATGCCGACCCGCCGTGCGTTCACCGCGTCCATCCTGTCCGGCCTGATCGGGGCGCGGCTGCACGCACAGCCCGCCGACGCCAACTACGACGAGGCGAAAGTCCCCGCCTACACGTTGCCGCCGATCCTGACGATGCGCGACGGGCGTCCCGTACGGACGCGCGACGAGTGGCGCGCGCGTCGCGCGGAGATTCTCGACGATTTCAGCCGCTGCGTGTACGGCCGGACGCCTGTGGGCATGCCGGTGTTCACCATGACGCCGATCGACACGCCTGTCGCGGTACTCGATGGTCGTGCGTGGCGCCAGCAGATCAGACTCGAGTGGGGTGCTCGCGCGTCGGTCGACCTGCTCGTGTACAGACCGCGACACGAACGTCCCGTGCCGGTGTTCATCGGCCTGAACTTCGCCGGCAACCATGCCGTGGATCCCGATCCGGCCATCAGGTTGTCCACGCGCTGGATGCGGCCGAACGCGCAGAACGGGATCGTCGCCAACAGGGCGACGGAGCAGTCGCGGGGCACCACGCGATCGCGGTGGCCCGTGGACCTGATCATCGAGCGCGACTGCGCGGTGATGACGGCGTACTACGGTGACCTTGCGCCCGACGATCCGTCGGTGGTGCACGACGGCGTCTCACGGCTGGCGACGGCACTGCAGCAGGACATTCCGGCTGCGGAGCGATGGGGCGCGATCGGCATGTGGGCGTGGGGGCTGTCGCAGATGCGTCTGGCAGCTGCGCAGATCGCCGGTCTCGATGCGGCGCGCGCGGCGGTCATCGGACACAGCCGGCTGGGGAAGGCGGCGCTCTGGGCGGGCGCGCAGGACGAGGCGTTCGCGATGGTCGTGTCCAACGACTCGGGCGAGGGTGGTGCGGCGATCAGCCGTCGCATGTACGGCGAGACGATCGCGCGCATCACCAGCAGCTTCCCGCACTGGTTCTGTCCGACGCTGACGACGTTTGCCGACCGCGTGCCGGAGTTGCCCGTCGATCAGCATCAGTTGCTGGCGCTCGTCGCGCCGCGCGCGCTGCACGTCGGCAGTGCGACGGAGGATCGATGGGCCGATCCGCGCGGCGAGTTCCTCGCCACGCAGGCCGCCGACCAGGTGTGGACGCTGCTCGGTGTCCCGGGCCTCGGCGCCACGCGCATGCCCGATGAAGGGCCGGCGGTCGGCCGTCGCGTGCGGTATCACATCCGTTCGGGCGGTCACGACGTCACGCGCGTCGATTGGGAGCAATACCTCACCACCGCGACGTCGGAACTGTAG
- a CDS encoding cupredoxin domain-containing protein, with translation MMESRSTRRAWLGAVAAVVVTGSQPPERDPAGRRTFAVTARKYVFEPEVIDVRRYDIVRLTITSADITHSFTVDAYRIQKRIPAGESVTFEFRADEVGRFPFYCSMRTDSGCADMRGELIVR, from the coding sequence ATGATGGAATCACGATCGACGCGACGGGCGTGGCTTGGCGCGGTCGCCGCCGTGGTGGTGACGGGCTCACAGCCGCCGGAGCGGGATCCCGCCGGACGGCGCACGTTCGCGGTCACCGCACGCAAGTACGTGTTCGAACCCGAGGTGATCGACGTACGGCGTTACGACATCGTGCGCCTGACCATCACGTCGGCGGACATCACGCACAGCTTCACCGTCGACGCGTATCGCATCCAGAAGCGGATCCCCGCCGGCGAGAGCGTGACGTTCGAATTCCGCGCCGACGAAGTGGGCCGCTTCCCGTTCTACTGCAGCATGCGCACCGACAGCGGCTGCGCCGACATGCGCGGCGAGCTCATCGTCCGCTGA
- a CDS encoding tetratricopeptide repeat protein produces MADTPSLPTLQVVHTVGSSVGEDRLGRPVLPSARDRAEHDAGVPRQIGRYTITGVLGTGGMGVVYRAEQQEPLRRDVALKLVRRGLDTDRLIARFDAERATLARMNHPGIARVFDAGATDDGRPYVVMELVAGSPITDYCDEHRVPVRDRLSLFVATCRAVQHAHQKGIIHRDLKPSNILVAEVDGTLAPTVIDFGVAKVITDEGPERLLLTREGGAVGTPDYMSPEQAGVVDGDIDTRTDVYALGVVLYELLAGRRPHRFTTGTREEFQRVLRDGGTARPSAIDRSTRTMIDGAGPDAASWTDVAQARFTTPDRLRRMLAGDLDTIVLKAMAFAPARRYASVDHLADDVERYLRGQVVLARPDSWSYRARKFVARHRYGVAAAGLAATALVAISVVTSVQAGRVARERDRAEAALARASAVNAFLVNMFGQADPRSALGVPLTSDQMLERAATRLDTDLTDQPDVRAELLQALADVYKQLGRYPQSEALAARAVDLRRDGPPLVLAESLDALGDVRRYAGRLDAAIPPLEEALAIRERELPYLHRDIAETLNNMGLVRHAQARFADAEALQRQAVAIWEAVGARSEREDLVALGLTNLARSVRAQGRFEEATGQLERALALRRAHLPPNSPSIGNTLFHLGVTHLEAGHPDSALPLFEQATAIHASALGSSHSRALETRARLARTLARLGRYDEASREARVILDHAGASPSGGIAATAVAELVLADAAVATGRARKARDLLASARERYARTTPPADLAREFARLTSRLESLP; encoded by the coding sequence ATGGCCGACACGCCGTCGCTTCCCACGCTGCAGGTCGTGCACACGGTCGGGTCCTCCGTTGGCGAGGACAGGCTCGGAAGGCCGGTCCTCCCGTCCGCGCGCGACCGCGCGGAGCACGATGCGGGTGTCCCGCGACAGATAGGGCGGTACACGATCACCGGCGTGCTCGGCACGGGCGGCATGGGCGTGGTCTATCGTGCCGAGCAGCAGGAACCACTGCGGCGCGATGTCGCGCTGAAGCTCGTGCGGAGGGGCCTCGACACCGACCGCCTCATCGCCAGGTTCGATGCCGAGCGCGCCACGCTCGCGCGCATGAACCATCCCGGCATCGCGCGCGTCTTCGACGCAGGCGCGACAGACGATGGCCGGCCGTACGTCGTGATGGAGTTGGTGGCGGGCTCGCCCATCACGGACTACTGCGACGAACACCGCGTGCCCGTTCGCGATCGCCTCTCGCTCTTCGTCGCCACGTGTCGTGCCGTCCAGCACGCGCACCAGAAGGGGATCATCCATCGCGACCTGAAGCCGTCGAACATCCTCGTCGCCGAGGTCGATGGCACGCTCGCACCCACGGTGATCGACTTCGGCGTGGCCAAGGTGATCACCGATGAGGGACCCGAGCGCCTGCTCCTCACGCGCGAAGGTGGTGCTGTGGGCACGCCCGACTACATGAGCCCCGAGCAGGCGGGCGTCGTGGACGGCGACATCGATACGCGAACCGACGTCTATGCGCTCGGCGTCGTGCTCTACGAGCTTCTCGCCGGACGCCGGCCGCACCGCTTCACGACGGGCACCCGCGAGGAGTTCCAGCGTGTGCTGCGCGACGGCGGGACGGCCCGTCCGAGCGCCATAGACAGATCGACCCGCACGATGATCGACGGGGCCGGTCCCGACGCAGCGTCATGGACCGACGTCGCGCAGGCACGCTTCACCACGCCCGATCGCCTGCGCCGCATGCTGGCTGGCGATCTCGACACGATCGTGCTCAAGGCCATGGCGTTCGCGCCCGCGCGCCGATACGCATCGGTCGACCACCTCGCCGACGATGTGGAACGGTACCTGCGGGGGCAGGTCGTCCTGGCGCGGCCCGATTCGTGGTCGTACCGGGCGCGCAAGTTCGTGGCGCGCCACCGGTACGGCGTCGCCGCCGCCGGTCTCGCCGCCACTGCGCTCGTCGCCATCTCCGTCGTCACCAGCGTGCAGGCCGGGCGTGTGGCCCGCGAGCGGGATCGCGCGGAAGCCGCGCTGGCGCGCGCAAGCGCGGTCAACGCGTTCCTGGTGAACATGTTCGGACAAGCCGACCCACGGTCGGCGCTCGGGGTACCGCTCACGTCCGATCAGATGCTCGAACGCGCCGCGACGCGGCTCGACACCGATCTGACGGACCAGCCTGACGTGCGGGCGGAACTGCTGCAGGCGCTTGCCGATGTCTACAAGCAGCTCGGACGCTACCCGCAGTCCGAAGCACTGGCGGCGAGGGCCGTCGACCTCAGGCGCGACGGACCGCCGCTCGTGCTGGCCGAGAGTCTCGACGCGCTTGGAGACGTCCGTCGGTACGCGGGCCGTCTCGACGCGGCGATCCCGCCGCTCGAAGAAGCCCTGGCGATACGTGAGCGAGAGCTTCCGTATCTGCATCGCGACATCGCCGAGACGCTGAACAACATGGGCCTGGTGCGGCACGCACAGGCGCGCTTCGCCGACGCCGAGGCGCTCCAGCGGCAGGCCGTGGCGATCTGGGAGGCCGTCGGCGCCCGTTCGGAACGCGAGGATCTCGTGGCGCTCGGCCTGACGAATCTGGCGCGCAGCGTCAGGGCGCAGGGGCGCTTCGAGGAGGCAACCGGACAACTGGAACGCGCGCTCGCGCTGCGACGCGCGCACCTGCCGCCCAACAGTCCGAGCATCGGCAACACACTGTTCCACCTCGGCGTGACGCACCTGGAGGCCGGGCATCCTGATTCGGCGCTCCCGCTGTTCGAGCAGGCAACGGCCATCCACGCGTCGGCGCTCGGGTCGTCGCACTCCCGGGCGCTCGAGACGCGGGCGCGGCTGGCGCGCACGCTCGCTCGACTTGGCAGGTACGACGAGGCCTCGCGCGAGGCACGCGTCATCCTCGATCACGCGGGGGCATCGCCGAGTGGTGGCATCGCCGCAACGGCCGTCGCCGAGCTGGTGCTCGCTGATGCAGCCGTGGCAACGGGCCGTGCACGCAAGGCGCGCGATCTCCTGGCGAGCGCCCGCGAGCGGTACGCTCGTACCACCCCGCCCGCCGATCTCGCGCGGGAGTTCGCGCGGCTGACGTCACGCCTGGAGTCGTTGCCATGA